Sequence from the Pirellulales bacterium genome:
GATCGGCCGTGGCCTCACGCTGGCGGATCTCGTCGAGCTTTTTCACCGCCGGCGGGTAGTTCGGCACCAGCTTGAGAATCTGCACGTAGACGTCCCGCGCCTTGCCGATGTCGGCGGTCCGCTCGTATTCGCCGGCCAGTTTCTCGGCCTTCGTGACGAAATCGCGATGCAGTGCTAGGAGCCGCGGATCGGACGGCAGCTCGACCGCGGGCGGCGCTTCCGGTTGGCCAGGGCCGCCAGGCGGCGCGTTGGCGTTCTCCCCGCCGGCAGGATTGTTCGCGGCGCCCGCCGCAGCACGCTGGCGCCCGTTGCGCGGATTCCGCTGCGGCGCTTGCGCCGAGGCCGTCGCGGGGAATCCCGTGCCGGTTGCTCCGGAAAAATACGCGCGTTCGCAGCAGAGCGTCAGTAACACGATGGCCACGACGCAGCCTGTCTGCCGGGCCGTGCCCAGCGGTCTACGGAGTTTCATCGGTCAGCTTCTCCCAGCGAATAGTGCCGCGCGGTGATTCGCCGGTCAGGCGGCGAACTATTGCGAGCCGGCGTCGGGGCGCGGGCCCTGACCCCGGGTGTTGAGCCAATCCTCGGCGATGCGCAGGTCGTCGATTACGCGGCCGCCGACCACCGTTTCTTCGACGATCCTCGGCACATCCTCGACCCGGACCCGGCCATACCAGATTTCCTGCGGATAGATCACCACCGTGGGCCCGAGTTCACATTGTTCGAGGCAGCCGGCCTGGTTGGCGCGAACCAACGGCTTGAGGCCACGGCGCTCGATCTCGGCTTTGAACGCACTGCGCAGCGCGTCGGAGCCGTCGGGATTGCAGCAGCCGCGGCTATGGCCGGGCTCGCGCCGATTGCCGCAGATGAAGATATGGTGCGTGAATTTGGGCATGCCATGCATCTTACGACGCGAAGGCCGAAGTGGCCAAATCGGCCGGCGATCGCCAGGAGCGCGACGAGGTGCGAATCGCCGCTGCGGCTTGCGCGCGAGCTTGCTGCTTTATAGCCCGCGGGTGAGCCAGGCGAGCAGCAGATAGATGGCGCCCATGAAACCGACGATCCACAGCGCCGTGCGGCCCGCATGAGGCAGGATCTGCGTCATCGCTTCGTGTCGCGTGGCGGCATAGACCAGGCTGACCACCACGACCAGTGGCGCCGCGTACCACAGATCGTGGGCAATGGCCCAAACGAAGCAGGTCGATAACAGGCTGGGAGACATGCCGGGCGTACTCGTCTTGGGCAGGGGAACGCGGATCGTAGTGCTAGACCGGCGCGGGCTTATGCTTGTCTTCGTCGGGCTGGCCGCGCGATTGGGCTTGTTCTTCGTCTTCTTCGTCGCGGATATAGGCCGGACCGCCGAAGGCATCGTAGATGGCCAACACGTTCAACAGGCCGGCGACCATCGTGTAAACGGTGCCCAACTCGAAGAAGCGGTGCAGACGCTTGTGAATGGCATCGAGCGCATGTTTGTCTTTCGGCGGGGCATACCAGCCGCCGAAAAACGGCTCGTGATCTGCCGCGACCCGCCGGGCTTGCACCAGGGCCGGCATCGCCACCAGGCCGGCGCCAAGCTGACACAAGTACGGCAAGCGCTTCTGGTCCGCGTTCCAGGCCGCATAGACCACGCGGCCGTCGCCCAGGAACAGTCCATAGAAAAAGGTGCTCAGGATGCACACGGCCAACAGCGCGCCTTTCGCAAAGCGGCCCTGATAGACGTGTCCGGCACCAGGGATCAGCCACGCCAAGAACGCGGCAAACGCCGGATCGCGCAGCTTGACTTCGGCAGGTGGGTCGGCCATGCAGATCGCTCGAGGGCCCGGGGTGTGCGGCTGGGTAGGTGTCTGTTGTTCGGCCCGACCGACAAAACCTTGGGCGGCCAGGTCAGCGAACCAGGCAACTATTGTAGGGGCAGGGTCGATCGACGCCAGATCGAACGCCCGGCGGTAAGCGGCGCGCCGGCGCGATAGCATGCTGGGATGCTCGATCGGTTCTACAGCGAAACCCCGCTCGCCGGTGATCTCGCAACGCTCGCGGGCGCCGAGGCGCATCATTTGGCAGGCGTCTTGCGCGCCGCGCCAGGCGACGAGTTGGTCGTGTTCGACGGCCGCGGCGGCGAGTATCTGGCCCGCGTGGCCGGGGTGCGCCGCGACCGGGTCGAGCTGTTGCTGGTCGAGCGTCGCGATATCGAGCGCGAGGCCGTCCGGTCGTTGACGTTGGCCGTCGCGCTGCCCAAGGGCGAGCGCCAACGGTGGTTGGTCGAAAAGGTCGTCGAACTGGGCGTGGCCCGGCTGGTACCGTTGATCACGCAGCGCGGCGTGGCGCAACCGACCGCCGAGGCTTTGGCGCGACTGCGTCGCGCCGTGATCGAGGCCTCGAAGCAATGCGGCCGCAACCGGCTGATGGAGATCGCCGAGCCGCGGCGACTTGGCGAGTTCGCCGCGCCCGGCGAGGTTGGCTGGATCGCCCATCCCAGCGCTGAGCGGCGCGTGCGGGAACTCGTCGGCAGCTTGTCGCCCGCGCAGACCGTGGCGGTGGCCATCGGACCCGAGGGCGGGTTCGCGGCCGAGGAATTCGAGCAAGCCCGCGCGGTCGGTGCGATCCCGGTTGGTTTGGGCGAACGCATCTTGCGCGTCGAGACCGCGGCCTTGGCCGTTGCGGCCGTGATCCTGTCTTGACGCCTCGGCCCCGGGGGCGGCGAGGCGTTGGGGCGTCCTAGAACCGCCCGCGCCAGTTGAGCTCGAAGTCGTACAGTTCGGCGATCTCGGCCGCGGTCCTTGCCCTCAGGTTCGTGAACCGGTCGTACAGCGCTTCGGTATCGCGCACGCCCAGGCCGGCCAAGAGCCGGAACTTGTGGGCCAGCAGATCGTCGAGCAGTCCGCTCGTGTTGCGGGCATGGCCGACCGGGTACATCACCAGGCCGCTGTCGAGGTGCCCCAGGTCGGCGTGGTCGATGGCCAACGAGGTGGGAATACCGTCCGGGTAGCGGTCGTCGTATTCCTGGCCGCCGTGGCGGAAGTCGATGCGCTGCATGATCCGCCGGGTCAGCGGTTCGTGCAGGGCCTGATCGTTGTAGTCCTCGGGCACGAGCATCAGCTCTTTCCAACCGCCGCAGCGCTGTTGATAGGCCTTGCGCATCAAGGTGGCGATGATGTAGACCATCGAGTGGTCGGCGCTTTGCCGGGTGCGCGGGTCGCGCTTGGCCGGATCGCCGATGATGCCGAAAGCCGGCTCGTAGATCGTGATCTGCACGGACTTCAGCCGACCTTCGTCGTCGACCAGCGTGGGGTTGGCCGCGAGCAGGTCCATGAGTCCCTGGATGGCGCCGGCCGACTGGTGTTCGTACAGGCCCAGCTTGAAGTGCATCCCCATCACGGCGAAATCGTCGCCCGCGGCGCCCAGGGCCAGATCGAAGGGGCTTTCGCCCTTGGCGGCTGGCTTTTCGAACAGGCAGAAGATCGCCTCGGGGTTGCGAAAGATGTCGGCCGGACCGACGAACCCGCGCAGCGCCCGCCGGGCACTGAGCACGGCCACTTCGGTGCTGATCGCAGCCGAGGCGCCCTTCGAGTCGGACAATTGCTTGCCGTGCCGGATGGCGCGGAAGGGGATGTAGTGGGCCACGACCAGGCCGATCGCCGACTCGATCTGATCGACCGTGCCGCCCAACGCCGCGCCGAAGCCGGCCGCCGAAGCGATCGCGCCGTGTACGACGTGGTCGATCTTGTAATTCTTCAGGGCGAATACCTCGGCCAGCCGGCCGCGGATTTCGTCGATGGCGATCATGGCTCGAACGGTCTGCCGGCCGTCCCAGCCGCAGAGTTGCCCGGCCGCCACGGCCACGGGGTAGAAGTCGTTGTGCCCAAACTCGCCGCGGGTGTAACCGCGGGTGGGGTTGAAGCCGAAGTTGGTGCCGTTGGAGTCCCATTCGCGGACCGCCGAGCTGTTGGCCAGCACCGCCTTTTCCGGCGCGAGCCGCACCTTCGATCCGAACACCGGGACGCCCGGGAAGCCGTCGGGCACGCGATACTCGAGCGCCTCTTGCCGCAGGACGTTGGGGGCATTGGTGCCACAGGCCAGGGCCGATACGCCGCAGGCAATGCTGTCGACGTGGAACCGCTCGGTCATCGCAAACACGGCCTCGCTCGGCTCGCCCTGGTTGCCGG
This genomic interval carries:
- a CDS encoding 16S rRNA (uracil(1498)-N(3))-methyltransferase: MLDRFYSETPLAGDLATLAGAEAHHLAGVLRAAPGDELVVFDGRGGEYLARVAGVRRDRVELLLVERRDIEREAVRSLTLAVALPKGERQRWLVEKVVELGVARLVPLITQRGVAQPTAEALARLRRAVIEASKQCGRNRLMEIAEPRRLGEFAAPGEVGWIAHPSAERRVRELVGSLSPAQTVAVAIGPEGGFAAEEFEQARAVGAIPVGLGERILRVETAALAVAAVILS
- a CDS encoding (2Fe-2S) ferredoxin domain-containing protein, which codes for MPKFTHHIFICGNRREPGHSRGCCNPDGSDALRSAFKAEIERRGLKPLVRANQAGCLEQCELGPTVVIYPQEIWYGRVRVEDVPRIVEETVVGGRVIDDLRIAEDWLNTRGQGPRPDAGSQ
- a CDS encoding MmgE/PrpD family protein, with product MSNREVFLPRNENQARGIGQYAIDFLAGNQGEPSEAVFAMTERFHVDSIACGVSALACGTNAPNVLRQEALEYRVPDGFPGVPVFGSKVRLAPEKAVLANSSAVREWDSNGTNFGFNPTRGYTRGEFGHNDFYPVAVAAGQLCGWDGRQTVRAMIAIDEIRGRLAEVFALKNYKIDHVVHGAIASAAGFGAALGGTVDQIESAIGLVVAHYIPFRAIRHGKQLSDSKGASAAISTEVAVLSARRALRGFVGPADIFRNPEAIFCLFEKPAAKGESPFDLALGAAGDDFAVMGMHFKLGLYEHQSAGAIQGLMDLLAANPTLVDDEGRLKSVQITIYEPAFGIIGDPAKRDPRTRQSADHSMVYIIATLMRKAYQQRCGGWKELMLVPEDYNDQALHEPLTRRIMQRIDFRHGGQEYDDRYPDGIPTSLAIDHADLGHLDSGLVMYPVGHARNTSGLLDDLLAHKFRLLAGLGVRDTEALYDRFTNLRARTAAEIAELYDFELNWRGRF